One Azospirillum sp. TSA2s genomic region harbors:
- a CDS encoding ligase-associated DNA damage response DEXH box helicase, with protein sequence MDAPSPALIPPNVAAWFRSRSWAPHPHQVAMVEAAERGESALLIAPTGGGKTLAGFLPSLIELAERPREGLHTLYISPLKALAVDIQRNLEQPIAEMRLPIRAETRTGDTPDAKRKRQRTHPPHMLMTTPESLALLLSYTDADRLFRNLRCVIIDELHALAGTKRGDLLALGLARLSRLAPAARRVGLSATVAEPERLLAWLSRRGRHDGSDSDDVRLVLGRSGAQAEVEILTSQERVPWAGHMAMHAMKEIYERIRRQRTTLLFVNTRAQAELVFQALWRVNDDNLPIALHHGSLAVEQRRKVEGAMARGELRAVVATSSLDLGIDWAAVDLVVQIGAPKGSSRLVQRIGRANHRLDEPSRALLVPANRFEVLECRAALEAVHDHTLDGEAPRPGGLDVLAQHLLGMACAAPFLADERYEEVVSVAPYAAMTRDEFDDVLDFVATGGYALGAYERFQRLKLREDGRMAVAGPAVARQYRMNVGTITQEALLRVRLNRGPVLGEVEEYFIQGLTPGDTFLFAGQLLKFLGVREMEAQVAKGGSGDPKVPAYAGGRLPLTTHLAERVRAMLADPRQWDGLPEDVQEWLRLQRYRSVLPNRDGLLVETFPKAGKQFLVAYAFEGRNAHQTLGMLLTRRMERFGLGPLGFVATDYVLAVWSLRSPTDMDALFDQDMLGDDLEAWMDESSMLRRTFRNVALIAGVIDRRHPGQEKTGRQVTFSSDLIYDVLRKHDPGHVLLRATRADAAGGLTDIRRLSDFLARVRGRITHKDLDRISPLAVPVILEIGRERVDGSATDELLAAAEAELLAEAMPELAPPKRVKPEQGRLIL encoded by the coding sequence ATGGATGCACCCTCCCCTGCCCTGATCCCGCCCAATGTCGCCGCGTGGTTCCGGTCGCGCAGCTGGGCGCCGCACCCGCATCAGGTCGCCATGGTGGAGGCGGCGGAGCGGGGTGAAAGCGCCCTGCTGATCGCCCCCACCGGCGGCGGCAAGACGCTGGCCGGCTTTCTGCCCTCGCTGATCGAACTGGCGGAACGGCCGCGCGAGGGGCTGCACACCCTCTACATCTCGCCGCTGAAGGCGCTGGCGGTCGATATCCAGCGCAATCTCGAACAGCCCATCGCCGAGATGCGGCTGCCGATCCGCGCGGAGACCCGCACCGGCGACACGCCGGATGCCAAGCGCAAGCGCCAGCGCACCCATCCGCCGCACATGCTGATGACGACGCCGGAAAGCCTGGCGCTGCTGCTGTCCTACACCGACGCCGACCGGCTGTTCCGCAATCTCCGCTGCGTCATCATCGACGAGTTGCATGCGCTGGCCGGAACCAAGCGCGGCGACCTGCTGGCGCTCGGTCTTGCCCGCCTGTCGCGCCTCGCCCCGGCCGCCCGCCGCGTCGGGTTGTCGGCCACAGTGGCGGAACCGGAGCGGCTGCTGGCCTGGCTGTCCCGCCGCGGCCGGCATGACGGAAGCGACTCCGACGACGTGCGACTTGTGCTGGGCCGCAGCGGCGCCCAGGCTGAGGTGGAGATCCTGACCTCGCAGGAACGGGTGCCCTGGGCCGGCCACATGGCGATGCACGCCATGAAGGAAATCTACGAGCGCATCCGCCGCCAACGCACCACCCTGCTGTTCGTCAACACCCGCGCCCAGGCCGAGTTGGTGTTCCAGGCACTGTGGAGGGTCAACGACGACAATCTGCCGATCGCGCTCCACCACGGCTCGCTGGCGGTGGAGCAGCGCCGCAAGGTCGAGGGCGCCATGGCACGCGGCGAGTTGCGGGCGGTGGTCGCCACCTCCTCGCTGGACCTCGGCATCGACTGGGCGGCCGTCGACCTCGTGGTGCAGATCGGCGCGCCGAAGGGATCGAGCCGGCTGGTCCAGCGCATCGGCCGCGCCAACCACCGGCTGGACGAGCCCAGCCGCGCCCTACTGGTCCCCGCCAACCGCTTCGAGGTGCTGGAATGCCGCGCCGCGCTGGAGGCGGTGCACGACCACACGCTGGACGGCGAGGCGCCGCGGCCGGGTGGGCTGGACGTGCTGGCCCAGCATCTGCTCGGCATGGCCTGCGCCGCCCCCTTCTTGGCCGATGAACGGTATGAGGAGGTGGTCTCCGTCGCCCCCTATGCCGCGATGACGCGCGACGAGTTCGACGACGTGCTGGATTTCGTCGCCACCGGCGGCTACGCGCTCGGCGCCTATGAACGCTTCCAGCGCCTGAAGCTGCGCGAGGACGGGCGGATGGCGGTGGCCGGCCCGGCGGTGGCACGCCAATACCGCATGAATGTCGGCACCATCACGCAGGAGGCGTTGCTGCGCGTCCGCCTGAACCGCGGCCCGGTGCTGGGCGAGGTGGAGGAGTATTTCATCCAGGGCCTGACCCCCGGCGACACCTTCCTGTTCGCCGGCCAGCTGCTGAAGTTCCTCGGCGTCCGCGAGATGGAGGCGCAGGTCGCCAAGGGCGGCAGCGGCGACCCGAAGGTCCCCGCCTATGCCGGCGGGCGGCTGCCGCTGACCACCCATCTGGCAGAGCGCGTGCGCGCCATGCTGGCCGATCCGCGCCAGTGGGACGGGCTGCCGGAAGACGTGCAGGAATGGCTGCGGCTGCAACGCTACCGCTCGGTCCTGCCGAACCGCGACGGGTTGCTGGTCGAGACCTTTCCCAAGGCGGGCAAGCAGTTCCTCGTCGCCTACGCCTTCGAAGGGCGGAATGCGCACCAGACGCTGGGCATGCTGCTGACCCGGCGGATGGAGCGCTTCGGGCTGGGGCCGCTGGGCTTCGTCGCCACCGATTATGTGCTGGCGGTGTGGTCCTTGCGCTCGCCGACGGACATGGATGCGCTGTTCGACCAGGACATGCTGGGCGACGATCTGGAAGCCTGGATGGACGAATCGTCGATGCTGCGGCGGACCTTCCGCAATGTGGCGCTGATCGCCGGGGTGATCGACCGCCGCCATCCGGGGCAGGAGAAGACCGGGCGGCAGGTCACCTTCTCCTCCGACCTGATCTATGACGTGCTGCGCAAGCACGACCCCGGCCATGTGCTGCTGCGGGCGACGCGGGCCGATGCGGCGGGCGGGCTGACCGACATCCGCCGCCTGTCCGATTTCCTGGCGCGGGTGCGGGGCCGGATCACCCACAAGGACCTCGATCGCATCTCCCCGCTGGCGGTGCCGGTGATCCTGGAGATCGGACGCGAGCGGGTGGACGGCAGCGCCACCGACGAACTGCTCGCCGCCGCCGAGGCCGAGCTGCTGGCGGAGGCGATGCCGGAACTGGCGCCTCCCAAACGTGTCAAACCGGAACAGGGCCGGTTGATCCTGTGA
- a CDS encoding Fur family transcriptional regulator translates to MSALHDHTHCIADALTRADALCAERGARLTALRRRVLELVWSSHRPRGAYAILEDLSQQDGKAAAPLTVYRALEFLVEQGLVHRIESLNAYVGCAAPGDVHSGQFLVCEACGDAAEIDDPGVGAAIIAAAAERGFRVQRPTVEVRGLCKSCQENPR, encoded by the coding sequence ATGTCCGCGCTTCACGACCATACCCACTGCATCGCCGATGCCCTGACCCGTGCCGACGCGCTGTGCGCCGAACGGGGCGCGCGGCTGACCGCATTGCGCCGCCGCGTGCTGGAGCTGGTGTGGTCCAGCCACCGGCCGCGCGGCGCCTATGCGATCCTGGAGGATCTCAGCCAGCAGGACGGCAAGGCGGCGGCACCGCTGACCGTCTATCGCGCGCTGGAGTTCCTGGTCGAACAGGGGCTGGTCCACCGCATCGAATCGCTGAACGCCTATGTCGGCTGTGCCGCGCCGGGGGATGTCCATTCCGGGCAGTTCCTGGTGTGCGAGGCCTGCGGCGACGCCGCCGAGATCGACGATCCGGGCGTCGGCGCCGCCATCATCGCCGCGGCGGCCGAGCGCGGCTTCCGCGTCCAGCGCCCCACCGTCGAGGTGCGCGGCCTGTGCAAATCCTGTCAGGAGAATCCCCGTTGA
- a CDS encoding deoxyribodipyrimidine photo-lyase encodes MPAPIIVWFRNDLRLADNPALTAAAQASAERGAPVIPLYILEEETGDPPLDPWTLGGAQRWWLHGSLERLATCCARHGSPLVLRRGEPGAVLDALIAETGAECVLWNRRYTPAKTARDSAIKERLKARGIDTRSFNAGLLAEPWTVRNKSGGPFKVFTPFWRHLSATLNPPLPTRAPSNLTAPRTAPASDDLDGWGLLPTKPDWAGGLRKRWVPGETAALSHLADFLDGPVGVYATERDRPDRPGTSVLSPYLAFGEIGPRQIWHAARHAAEARPELAPGIDAFLREIGWREFQYHLLHHAPELPDRPLDPRFADFPWREDAAGLRAWQRGRTGYPIVDAGMRQLWETGWMHNRVRMIVASFLIKDLLLPWQEGERWFWDTLVDADLAQNAGNWQWVAGCGADAAPFFRVFNPVLQGEKFDPQGDYVRRYVPELDRLPPRWIHQPWAAPTEVLRLAGVRLGDDYPRPIIDHAVARDRTLALYNERKGKVEAES; translated from the coding sequence ATGCCCGCCCCCATCATCGTCTGGTTCCGCAACGATCTGCGCCTTGCCGACAATCCGGCGCTGACCGCCGCCGCCCAGGCCTCCGCCGAACGCGGCGCCCCGGTCATCCCGCTCTACATCCTGGAGGAGGAAACCGGCGATCCCCCCCTGGATCCATGGACGCTCGGCGGGGCGCAGCGCTGGTGGCTGCACGGCAGCCTGGAACGGCTCGCCACCTGCTGCGCCCGCCATGGCTCGCCGCTGGTGCTGCGCCGGGGCGAGCCGGGGGCGGTGCTCGACGCGCTGATCGCGGAGACGGGGGCAGAGTGCGTTCTGTGGAACCGCCGCTATACCCCCGCCAAGACCGCCCGCGATTCGGCGATCAAGGAGCGTCTGAAGGCGCGCGGCATCGACACACGCAGCTTCAATGCCGGCCTGCTGGCCGAACCCTGGACCGTCCGCAACAAGAGCGGTGGTCCCTTCAAGGTCTTCACCCCCTTCTGGCGCCATCTGTCGGCCACGCTGAACCCACCGCTGCCGACCCGCGCCCCCTCCAATCTGACGGCGCCGCGCACCGCACCGGCCAGTGACGATCTCGACGGTTGGGGCCTGCTGCCGACAAAGCCCGACTGGGCGGGGGGCCTGCGCAAGCGCTGGGTGCCGGGGGAGACGGCGGCGCTGTCCCACCTTGCCGATTTCCTCGACGGGCCGGTCGGGGTCTATGCGACGGAGCGTGACCGGCCGGACCGCCCCGGCACTTCCGTCCTGTCGCCCTATCTGGCCTTCGGGGAGATCGGGCCGCGGCAGATCTGGCATGCCGCCCGCCATGCCGCCGAGGCCCGGCCGGAACTGGCGCCCGGCATCGACGCCTTCCTGCGCGAGATCGGCTGGCGCGAGTTCCAATACCACCTGCTGCACCATGCGCCGGAACTGCCCGACCGGCCGCTCGATCCCCGCTTCGCCGACTTCCCCTGGCGCGAGGATGCCGCCGGACTGCGGGCTTGGCAGCGCGGGCGCACCGGCTATCCCATCGTCGATGCCGGCATGCGCCAGCTGTGGGAGACCGGCTGGATGCACAACAGGGTGCGGATGATCGTCGCCTCCTTCCTGATCAAGGATCTGCTGCTGCCCTGGCAGGAGGGGGAGCGCTGGTTCTGGGACACGCTGGTCGATGCCGATCTGGCCCAGAATGCCGGCAACTGGCAGTGGGTGGCCGGCTGCGGCGCCGATGCCGCCCCCTTCTTCCGCGTTTTCAACCCGGTCCTGCAGGGCGAGAAGTTCGACCCCCAGGGCGATTACGTCCGCCGTTACGTCCCGGAACTGGACCGGCTGCCGCCGCGCTGGATCCATCAGCCCTGGGCCGCGCCGACCGAGGTGCTGCGGCTGGCCGGCGTCCGGCTGGGCGACGACTACCCGCGCCCGATCATCGACCATGCCGTCGCCCGCGACCGCACACTGGCCCTCTACAACGAGCGCAAGGGCAAGGTGGAGGCCGAGTCCTGA
- the def gene encoding peptide deformylase, translating to MPVLPIARMGNPVLRKIAEPIADPTEPAVARLAADMIATMLDAPGVGLAAPQIAESRRIIVFRVPADRGEGEEVANTVLVNPVIEPLTDDMVMGWEGCLSIPGLRGLVPRFARIRYRGYGLDGARIEREASGFHARVVQHEVDHLDGVLYLDRMDDLRLLVCTEEMHHLNAALAAATHITAAPGAATDAPTPA from the coding sequence ATGCCAGTGCTTCCAATCGCCCGGATGGGCAATCCCGTACTCCGCAAGATCGCGGAGCCCATCGCCGACCCGACCGAGCCGGCCGTCGCCCGGCTGGCGGCCGACATGATCGCCACCATGCTGGACGCTCCCGGAGTCGGGCTGGCCGCGCCGCAGATCGCGGAGTCGCGCCGGATCATCGTCTTCCGCGTCCCCGCCGACCGCGGCGAGGGGGAGGAGGTGGCGAACACCGTCCTGGTCAATCCGGTGATCGAGCCGCTGACCGACGACATGGTCATGGGCTGGGAAGGCTGTCTGTCGATTCCGGGCCTGCGCGGGCTGGTGCCGCGCTTTGCCCGCATCCGCTACCGCGGCTATGGCCTTGACGGCGCCCGGATCGAGCGGGAGGCGTCGGGATTCCACGCCCGTGTGGTCCAGCACGAGGTCGACCACCTGGATGGCGTGCTCTATCTTGATCGCATGGACGATCTGCGGCTCCTCGTCTGCACCGAGGAGATGCATCACCTCAACGCCGCGCTGGCCGCGGCGACTCATATCACGGCCGCGCCGGGCGCGGCCACGGACGCGCCGACCCCGGCCTGA
- a CDS encoding GTP-binding protein, which produces MQILSGESPLSAPAASPARLPVSVLTGFLGSGKTTLLQALLRNPAMARTAIVINEFGEVGLDHLLVAKASENMVLMDSGCLCCTIRGDLVDTLRDLFLKRVKGEIPEFDRVVVETTGLADPAPIIHTLMSDPLLAARFRLDGVIATVDAAHGSLQLDRQPESVKQAAVADRIVLTKTDVATPAATAALMQRLAAINPAAPIIPAAHGEVDPNRLFDAGLYNPETKSPDVARWLREEAYRDEQAKAQGHGHRDHDHHGHDHGHDHSHDHDHDHGDHCGPDCGHDHHHDANRHDDHIRAFCMVIDRPIPWNGFVDFMEALIAQAGENLLRVKGLLNVQESELPVVVHGVQHMFHPPVRLEDWPSDDHRTKLVFITRDLGQPVIEPLFNGLVWGEGKEG; this is translated from the coding sequence GTGCAAATCCTGTCAGGAGAATCCCCGTTGAGCGCTCCCGCCGCCTCTCCCGCCCGTCTTCCCGTCTCGGTGCTGACCGGCTTCCTCGGCAGCGGCAAGACCACGCTGCTGCAGGCACTGCTGCGCAATCCGGCGATGGCCCGCACCGCCATCGTCATCAATGAGTTCGGCGAGGTCGGGCTCGACCATCTGCTGGTCGCCAAGGCGTCGGAGAACATGGTCCTGATGGACAGCGGCTGCCTGTGCTGCACCATCCGCGGCGATCTGGTCGACACGCTGCGCGACCTGTTCCTGAAGCGGGTGAAGGGCGAGATCCCCGAATTCGACCGGGTGGTGGTGGAAACGACCGGGCTGGCCGATCCCGCTCCGATCATCCACACCCTGATGTCCGATCCGTTGCTGGCCGCCCGCTTCCGCCTGGACGGCGTCATCGCCACCGTGGACGCGGCGCACGGCTCGCTCCAGCTCGACCGCCAGCCGGAAAGCGTGAAGCAGGCCGCCGTCGCCGACCGCATCGTCCTGACCAAGACCGACGTCGCCACCCCGGCGGCGACCGCTGCCCTGATGCAACGCCTCGCCGCCATCAACCCGGCCGCCCCGATCATCCCCGCCGCCCATGGCGAGGTCGATCCGAACAGGCTGTTCGACGCCGGGCTCTACAACCCGGAGACCAAGAGCCCCGACGTCGCCCGCTGGCTGCGCGAGGAGGCCTATCGCGACGAGCAGGCCAAGGCGCAGGGGCATGGGCATCGTGACCATGATCACCATGGACATGATCACGGTCATGACCACAGCCATGATCATGACCATGACCACGGCGACCATTGCGGTCCCGACTGCGGCCATGACCATCATCACGACGCCAACCGCCATGACGACCACATCCGAGCCTTCTGCATGGTGATCGACCGGCCGATTCCCTGGAACGGCTTCGTCGATTTCATGGAAGCGCTGATCGCCCAGGCCGGCGAGAATCTGCTGCGGGTGAAGGGCCTGCTGAACGTCCAGGAAAGCGAGCTGCCCGTGGTCGTCCACGGCGTCCAGCACATGTTCCACCCGCCCGTCCGCCTGGAGGACTGGCCCAGCGACGACCACCGCACCAAGCTGGTCTTCATCACCCGCGACCTCGGCCAGCCGGTGATCGAGCCGCTGTTCAACGGGCTGGTCTGGGGTGAGGGGAAAGAGGGGTAA
- the panB gene encoding 3-methyl-2-oxobutanoate hydroxymethyltransferase — translation MSASNLTARHSVPALRARKGGEPIVCLTAYTAPVARLLDPHVDILLVGDSLGMVVYGLDSTLPVTLDMMIAHGAAVVRASERACVVVDLPFGSYQESKEAAFRTSARVMAETGAQAVKLEGGLEMAETVAFLTARGIPVMGHVGLTPQSVNTLGGYKAVGRDAEAAERIAADARAITEAGAFTLVIEGTMEQLARRITEEVAIPTIGIGGSPACDGQVLVTDDMLGLFGAFQPKFVKRYANLGETVGEAAATYAAEVRSRAFPGPEHCFGMKKAATV, via the coding sequence ATGAGCGCTTCCAACCTCACCGCCCGCCACTCGGTCCCGGCGTTGCGCGCCCGCAAGGGGGGCGAGCCGATCGTCTGCCTGACCGCCTACACCGCCCCAGTGGCCCGGCTGCTCGACCCGCATGTCGATATCCTGCTGGTCGGCGATTCGCTGGGCATGGTGGTCTATGGGCTGGACAGCACGCTGCCGGTGACGCTGGACATGATGATCGCCCATGGCGCCGCGGTGGTGCGCGCGTCGGAACGGGCCTGCGTCGTCGTCGATCTGCCCTTCGGCAGCTATCAGGAGAGCAAGGAGGCCGCTTTCCGCACCTCCGCCCGCGTGATGGCGGAAACCGGTGCCCAGGCGGTCAAGCTGGAAGGTGGGCTGGAGATGGCGGAGACGGTGGCCTTCCTGACCGCCCGCGGCATTCCGGTGATGGGCCATGTCGGGCTGACGCCGCAGTCCGTCAACACGCTCGGCGGCTACAAGGCTGTCGGTCGCGATGCCGAGGCGGCCGAGCGGATCGCCGCCGACGCCCGTGCCATCACCGAGGCCGGCGCCTTCACCCTGGTGATCGAAGGCACGATGGAGCAACTCGCCCGCCGCATCACCGAAGAGGTGGCGATCCCCACCATCGGCATCGGCGGCTCACCGGCCTGCGACGGTCAGGTGCTGGTCACCGACGACATGCTTGGCCTGTTCGGCGCCTTCCAGCCGAAATTCGTCAAGCGCTACGCCAACCTCGGCGAAACGGTCGGCGAGGCCGCCGCGACCTACGCCGCCGAGGTGCGCAGCCGCGCCTTTCCGGGGCCGGAGCATTGCTTCGGGATGAAGAAGGCGGCGACGGTGTAA
- the pdeM gene encoding ligase-associated DNA damage response endonuclease PdeM, with translation MSLTESTSRAALRLCGADLLADPSGALLWPEEGILAVADLHLEKGSAFAARGRMLPPYDTRATLGRLAEMIAIARPARVLCLGDSFHDRRAAERMDPADVERLRGLTATVADWVWITGNHDPEPPQGLGGRVAAELSIGPLTFRHEAQPGAVGELSGHLHPAATVALAGRRVRERCFAHDGAKLILPAFGSFTGGLNVLDAAFDGLLAPDFEVLMTARGRVYRFPCARLSPDRAR, from the coding sequence ATGAGCCTCACCGAGAGCACCAGCCGCGCGGCGCTGAGGCTGTGCGGCGCCGATCTGCTGGCCGATCCGTCGGGCGCCCTGCTGTGGCCGGAGGAAGGCATCCTCGCCGTCGCCGACCTGCATCTGGAGAAGGGATCGGCCTTCGCCGCGCGCGGCCGGATGCTGCCGCCCTACGACACGCGGGCGACGCTGGGCCGGCTGGCGGAGATGATCGCGATCGCGCGGCCGGCGCGCGTGCTGTGCCTGGGCGACAGCTTCCACGACCGCCGCGCGGCGGAGCGGATGGACCCGGCCGACGTGGAGCGGCTGCGCGGCCTGACCGCCACCGTCGCCGACTGGGTGTGGATCACCGGCAACCACGATCCCGAACCGCCGCAGGGCCTGGGCGGCCGGGTGGCGGCGGAGCTGTCCATCGGCCCCCTGACCTTCCGGCACGAGGCGCAGCCGGGCGCGGTCGGCGAGTTGTCGGGCCACCTGCACCCGGCCGCCACGGTGGCGCTGGCCGGGCGGCGGGTGCGCGAACGCTGCTTCGCCCATGACGGCGCCAAGCTGATCCTGCCGGCCTTCGGCAGTTTCACCGGCGGGCTGAACGTGCTCGACGCCGCCTTCGATGGGCTGCTGGCGCCGGATTTCGAGGTTCTGATGACGGCGCGCGGCCGGGTCTACCGCTTCCCCTGCGCCCGTTTGTCGCCGGACCGCGCGCGCTGA
- the rpsU gene encoding 30S ribosomal protein S21 has product MQVLVRDNNVDQALRALKKKMQREGIFREMKLRRNYEKPSEKRAREKAEAVRRTRKLLRKRMEREGY; this is encoded by the coding sequence GTGCAAGTTCTGGTCCGAGATAACAACGTCGATCAGGCCCTCCGCGCGCTGAAGAAGAAGATGCAGCGCGAGGGCATTTTCCGTGAGATGAAGCTGCGTCGCAACTACGAGAAGCCCTCGGAGAAGCGTGCGCGTGAGAAGGCTGAAGCGGTGCGTCGCACCCGCAAGCTGCTCCGTAAGCGGATGGAACGCGAGGGCTATTAA
- a CDS encoding TfoX/Sxy family protein gives MPSQPPSEYVVTLCEMMAPLGDVRARRMFGGYGLSIDGLTFALVADETLYFKADDVNRAAFANLGLEPFRPMPDKPTTLSYYPPPDSALDEQDELLPWAQSGFEAALRAATKKAAKVKRKTPSTQ, from the coding sequence ATGCCGTCCCAGCCGCCCAGCGAGTATGTCGTCACGCTCTGCGAGATGATGGCGCCGCTGGGCGATGTGCGGGCGCGCCGCATGTTCGGCGGCTATGGCCTGTCCATCGACGGGCTGACCTTCGCGCTGGTCGCGGACGAAACCCTGTATTTCAAGGCGGACGACGTGAACCGGGCGGCATTCGCGAATCTGGGGTTGGAGCCTTTCCGGCCGATGCCGGACAAGCCGACCACCCTGTCCTACTACCCGCCTCCCGACTCGGCTCTGGACGAGCAGGACGAACTGCTGCCATGGGCCCAGTCGGGGTTCGAGGCGGCCTTGCGGGCGGCGACAAAGAAGGCGGCGAAGGTGAAGCGGAAAACTCCCTCTACCCAATAG
- the thyX gene encoding FAD-dependent thymidylate synthase — protein sequence MPITPEQRDEIDRLRAVTATTRRATVPALEEILYQPLEVLDHGFVRVIDYMGDDSAVVQAARVSYGKGTKKVSEDSGLIKYLMRHRHSTPFEMCEIKFHVKLPIFVARQWIRHRTANVNEYSARYSILDREFYVPAPEQLGAQAVVNRQGRGDVLEGEEAANVMRLLREDSERAYSHYEEMLNHREDGSVIDPTRQGLARELARMNLSLNYYTQWYWKVDLHNLLHFLSLRADAHAQYEIRVYADAMLDVVKRWVPAVYESFTEYRMGGAHLSRTGLDVVKRLLAGEPVTQEASGLSKREWRELMDQLGRTEA from the coding sequence ATGCCGATCACGCCCGAGCAGCGCGACGAAATCGATCGCCTGCGCGCCGTCACCGCCACCACCCGCCGCGCCACCGTCCCGGCGCTGGAAGAGATCCTCTATCAGCCGCTGGAGGTTCTGGACCACGGCTTCGTCCGCGTCATCGACTATATGGGCGACGATTCGGCGGTCGTGCAGGCGGCGCGCGTGTCCTATGGCAAGGGCACCAAGAAGGTCAGCGAGGATTCCGGCCTCATCAAGTATCTGATGCGCCACCGCCACTCGACCCCGTTCGAGATGTGCGAGATCAAGTTCCATGTGAAGCTGCCGATCTTCGTCGCCCGCCAGTGGATTCGCCACCGCACCGCGAACGTGAACGAGTATTCGGCGCGTTACTCCATCCTCGACCGCGAATTCTACGTGCCGGCACCGGAACAGCTGGGCGCCCAGGCCGTGGTGAACCGCCAGGGCCGCGGCGACGTGCTGGAAGGCGAGGAGGCGGCCAACGTCATGCGGCTGCTGCGCGAGGATTCCGAACGCGCCTACAGCCACTACGAAGAGATGCTGAACCACCGTGAGGACGGCAGCGTCATCGATCCGACCCGCCAGGGTCTGGCGCGCGAACTGGCGCGGATGAACCTGTCCTTGAACTACTACACGCAGTGGTACTGGAAGGTCGATCTCCACAACCTTCTACATTTCCTGTCGCTGCGCGCCGATGCTCACGCCCAGTATGAGATCCGCGTCTATGCCGACGCGATGCTGGACGTGGTGAAGCGCTGGGTTCCGGCGGTCTACGAGTCCTTCACCGAATACCGCATGGGCGGCGCCCACCTGTCGCGCACCGGCCTTGACGTGGTGAAGCGCCTGCTGGCCGGGGAGCCGGTGACGCAGGAGGCCAGCGGCCTGTCCAAGCGCGAATGGCGCGAGCTGATGGACCAGCTCGGTCGTACCGAAGCTTAA
- a CDS encoding SspB family protein, with translation MPKEQLRYDRMVETALRGVVRDALTEVAERGLPGNHHFYLTFRTGFPGVEIPDYLASQYPNEMTIVLQFQYYGLDVTDDHFEVTLSFNNVHERLVIPFAAITTFADPSVNFALQFQPLAAAESAEVSTMPPRPAAERAEEKAEEAAPAEEPKRGEVVALDAFRKK, from the coding sequence ATGCCGAAAGAGCAGCTCCGCTATGACCGCATGGTCGAGACCGCGTTGCGCGGCGTTGTCCGCGACGCGCTGACCGAGGTTGCCGAGCGCGGCTTGCCGGGCAATCACCATTTCTACCTGACCTTCCGCACCGGCTTCCCCGGCGTGGAGATCCCGGATTACCTGGCCTCCCAGTATCCGAACGAGATGACCATCGTCCTGCAGTTCCAGTATTACGGGCTGGACGTGACGGACGATCATTTCGAGGTCACGCTGAGCTTCAACAACGTGCATGAGCGGCTGGTGATCCCGTTCGCCGCCATCACCACCTTCGCCGACCCGTCGGTGAACTTCGCGCTGCAGTTCCAGCCGCTGGCCGCCGCCGAATCGGCGGAGGTCTCGACCATGCCGCCCCGCCCCGCTGCCGAACGCGCCGAGGAAAAGGCGGAAGAAGCAGCCCCGGCCGAGGAGCCGAAGCGCGGCGAGGTCGTGGCCCTGGACGCTTTCCGCAAGAAGTAA
- a CDS encoding COQ9 family protein: protein MSIDTLRDEILVASLPNVVFDGWSLQALRDGTEMTGHEPSALLRAFPGGVTDAVEHFADWTDRQMLDRLEAQPMAEMKVRERISLAVRTYFEVLEPYREAKRRQLSYLAMPQNVTLGLRLLYRTVDAMWFAAGDTSTDYNHYTKRALLAAVVSSSTFYWLDDKSDDHAETRAFIDRRLADVMAVGKATSSVGKLGSMLNILPNPLRFARQMRQRTAGAQASNATIHMAENI, encoded by the coding sequence ATGAGCATCGACACGCTTCGCGACGAGATCCTGGTGGCCAGCCTGCCCAACGTCGTCTTCGACGGCTGGAGCCTGCAGGCTCTGCGCGACGGCACCGAGATGACGGGGCACGAGCCGTCGGCGCTGCTGCGTGCCTTCCCCGGCGGCGTCACCGACGCGGTGGAGCATTTCGCCGACTGGACCGACCGCCAGATGCTGGACCGGCTGGAAGCCCAGCCGATGGCCGAGATGAAGGTGCGCGAGCGCATCTCTCTCGCCGTCCGCACCTATTTCGAGGTTCTGGAGCCCTATCGCGAAGCCAAGCGCCGGCAGCTTTCCTACCTGGCGATGCCACAGAACGTGACGCTCGGCCTGCGGCTGCTCTACCGCACGGTGGACGCCATGTGGTTCGCCGCCGGCGATACCTCCACCGACTACAACCACTATACCAAGCGGGCGCTGCTGGCGGCGGTGGTCAGCTCCTCCACCTTCTATTGGCTGGATGACAAGTCGGACGACCATGCGGAAACCCGCGCCTTCATCGACCGCCGGCTGGCCGACGTGATGGCGGTGGGCAAGGCGACCTCGTCGGTCGGCAAGCTCGGCTCTATGCTGAACATCCTCCCCAACCCGCTGCGTTTCGCCCGTCAGATGCGCCAACGCACCGCCGGCGCCCAGGCGAGCAACGCGACGATCCATATGGCGGAGAATATTTGA